The Epinephelus fuscoguttatus linkage group LG19, E.fuscoguttatus.final_Chr_v1 genome contains the following window.
tccgaATCTCTTCATCCATGGTTTAAGATGCACtggaccatcatcatcatcatcatcatcatcatcgcctTCATCCTCACCTTTTGccaaatgtagtttttgttgtgaaaaggggcatttatcttgtttttgttctttttgatACTTTGTCCATGACTCTTCCGTTGTGTTGATGAAAAAAATGAGGAAGAAGTTGgaacaaaaagtaaaaagacacaaaaagaccaacTCAAGGCAGCTACGTATGAGTGACTACTGTAAAATGACTAACTAATAAAGAAGCAATGGGTTCGTTTTTACCTTCGACTCTTTCATTTGTTCATTGAGATGAATTAAACGTCTGCAGCTTGGTCACAGGAACTAAAGAACATGAGCTGGTGCTTCATATGGTTCTGATTATtgttatttcatatttaaaaaatggatctgtaatttattattcatttaagaACTCAATGGCTCAGACGCTGCTGTCACAATCTGAACATCAGTACAGCTCTGAGGTACTGCAgagatgtatttatttactttgtagttcattcattttccataaccactcatcctgttaggggtcacggggggtggagcctatcccagctgacactgggtgagaggcagggttcaccctggacaggtcaccagactatcacagggctgacacatagagacagacaaccattcacactcacattcacacctacggacaatttagagtcaccaattaacctgcatgtctttggactgtgggaggaagccggagcacctggaggaaacccacgctgacacggggagaacatgtcagagcacctggaggaaacccacgctgacacggggagaacatgtcagagcacctggaggaaacccacgctgacacggggagaacatgtcagagcacctggaggaaacccacgctgacacggggagaacatgtcagagcaccgggaggaaacccacgctgacacggggagaacatgtcagagcaccgggaggaaacccacgctgacacggggagaacgtgggagcacctggaggaaacccacactgacacagggagaacatgtcagagcacctggaggaaacccacactgacacagggagaacatgtcagagcacctggaggaaacccacgctgacacagggagaacatgtgggagcacctggaggaaacccacgctgacacagggagaacatgtgggagcacctggaggaaacccacgctgacacggggagaacatgtcagagcacctggaggaaacccacactgacacggggagaacatgtgggagcacct
Protein-coding sequences here:
- the LOC125879422 gene encoding uncharacterized protein LOC125879422, with the protein product MFSLCQRGFPPGALTCSPRVSVGFLQVLPHVLPVSVWVSSRCSDMFSLCQRGFPPGAPTCSPCVSVGFLQVLPHVLPVSAWVSSRCSDMFSLCQCGFPPGALTCSPCVSVGFLQVLRLPPTVQRHAG